ATGATGAATTGGTATTATTTAAATGTTTGTTTCGACACATTCTATAAACGAACCATCCTTTCCTACCAAACTTTGAATCAGTTGGAGAGTGATTGCTTTTCTGCCACTACAAGTCACATTGATTTTTGGGACAATCATGGGTTGACCAGTAACACTCAGtttcaattatttatctaatccaAAGAAGATACTAAACTGCCATGACATCCAAAGAACTGTGTGCTCTGAATTTGGAGGTACATTATACATAGTAAACTAAAATATAGCATGATGATTCGTTTGTCTTGCAGCGATTCTTAAATTCAGCTATGGGTAAAGCATAGCTTCCACCAAAACCCAACACAATTTTTTAGTGTTACAGATTCCAGGAATGTAAATTCTTTAAGTGAAACTATTTTCTAAGTTATCCTTTCCCGGATTCTCGTTGTTTGGCGGTGGGTCCATTCAGCACAATCCTAACCACATGATACTAAGATCAAACTTACAGAATGTATCGAgcttatataatataatatgctGTCcctattcatttttatttgatcCTAGTCAGAAGTCAGAATCTTCCtcgtttttttttgtttttttggcatCATTTATTGGGATTTCCTAAGTAAGAGAAGCCTATACTCTTTTTAACTTTAGTTTTTCTGTGGCCAAGATCAGCCTTCCCGTCTAGTTAATTCATGGATGGGGCGAATACTTCGAAGAGTTACAGCGGCATTATTGGCAACGAGAGAGAGAGGTTGATCAAGCCCAAGGCCCAGACACCGTGCACCACTTGTGTGCCTGCATGCAAAAAGCGCGTCGTAAATGGCGTTGCTGCGTTGTTTTTCATGTCTCTAGAGCGCTTCTCTTGCGTCAATATTGAAACCCAAGATGACTCCGACGATGCTAATGATGTGCCTCTCGTCCACTGTGATGCGAGTCCCGGGCAGGAGACTCGAGTGGTAATTCGGAGATCAATAGATCATGGGGTGGCCGGAAAGGAGAATTAAAGATGGTTCTGCCGTGGGTTtgtatttctttcattttacgcAAAAATGTATAGctaattgataaattgttgatATGTAATTGGAAGTAGACGTGGTTGTTGAGTGCCTAGCATGTTAAAACACAGAAATTTTTTGATCTTCTTGAATGACATTCATCAATTTTCAGGTTGTCTTTGATCGTCCTAGAGCTTTTGTAAGTAATGTTCTTTAAAATCATTGGTATAAGTTGAGTGGAATGAGGGAGAGTACTCTTATTTCATCAAAGTTATTCAGCCAAAAATAGCTTTCTTATTTGAAAATGTGTGGAATGAAAGTTTAATTGTTTGGTTAAACACTCTTTCTAAAAAGGTCGTGTCGCTGAGGAGGGCCATTAACAGGTACTTAAGAAAGTCTTGAGGGGGATTGTCACTCAATACTTTTGAAAATCTATTATAATCTTTGATTTGCAGAACTTCTTAAGAGGGGGGTGTCAAGACATAGTTTTCTTGCTtaagcctttttcttttttagggttttcttcttctttaatcaTTCTAGATgtgtaagaatgagaatgagaataatCAATCAACCACATCGATAAACACATGATGTATAGAAAACCTACCTCAATAATCCCATAGAAATcctataaatgtaaaattatgaATCTAGTCAACTACCAAGCAAATGAAAAGTCCACTTGTGGAGTCTCAACCTTATATAGACAAATACATATTTATTGCCAATTAATTTctagattaaaattttagacCTTAGATGAAATATTTCAGTAGTTcaaatcagtttttttttttttttttcatgttatccGATTCAAGTTttatagacattttttttttttttttttaagtgtgaCATAATGTtcaatgtttttgttttcctctatgACAATTACCTTAGTTCAAATCTCTTAGAAGAGATCTAAAGATTCTTTTTAACCACCTTAGATTTAAGAATTTTCTCATATGAATTGACGCATGAATTAAAAATGTCACTCAATTCAACATAGAAGTTAGAGCAATTTTTAGCTCTTgcattatcatattttataacttgGTTATTAGTATTTAGATTTTGGACAACTTTATAGTTTTAAAGTACCTTCATATGTTATAGGCCCCACACCTTTTTAACACATGCATAAGTTGCAATCCCTTGCTAAATATCTTAAGTTTTATATCATTAAAGATGATATAACTATGACTTTAACTTTACTACTTTCATTGTCAAGCTTGTCCTTATATTTGGGCTTAAGTTCACTAATTGATCTTTCGGCTACATCTAATTTTAATCTACATCCCTATCAAAATCCAACTGAATTCCAAACTCTTTCCtctttacattttaaaaagaaaaaaaaaactataggtGAACTTTCTAATGGAAATAATTGTTTCCATCAAAGCAAGAAGGATTAATAATCTATGCTTTCATTCATTGCAGTTTTATGAATCAAGAAAATTAGTTAGAATCGGAAAAgaagttgatttttaattttaacatgCTTTGATATCAATTAAAAGTATGTTTATCTTGATTCATAAAACTAACTAGAAGAAGGGGGTAAATAGGTGGTTAGATTGTTCGTGCTcaataattagattttttttttttcataggtcTTGTCTTTCTTTAATAAATATAGATGCCCAAGAACGAGGATTACTAATAAATATGTGATATACATGGAAAACTAGTTATAAACCATCATAACACTTTATACTCTAATGGATACCAGAACTTCTAATAGAGATGCAATCAACCATCACAAACTTCTTCAAATAcgaatttttctatttagaatttaaaGATTTCTTCGTAGGATAATGACAATGTGGAATTATAGTTTCGAAAAACATTGTTAACACATAGACATGTTTATATAACAAGAACCCTAATGGACCAAGTTTGACCAAAACATACAAAACCTGTATTGGGCGCTTGAGCGTTTCATACAATTTTTagtcattttccattcaatttgACCGTTTTCCTAAAAACAACTTCGGTATACAAATGTATGTTTTACCTCACTATCATATTCCCCAAGTTGTACATTCTTATTGCCTAATAACTAATATTTCACTCAACTAACCTAAATCTTCAAGCCCAAGAAAGTCCCAAGGAAGTATATAGTTCTAAATTATCatgtttaaagaaaaattattcacCAACATCTAGCTAATCTAGCTCACTAACAACTAATTAATCTAACTTACTAACAACTtggccttttattttttttttaaaaaaaaaataataattgtgaaAGTACACTTATTACATAaggtttcaaaaaaatttattatacaaAGTACCTCTATGTCtcaaaaagtcaaaataaataGATGGTAAATTAAAGCTACATCTTAGATTTTCACTTATTCTTTTGTCTTTTATGTTTAGTTGCAATTAagatttaaagtcaaaagacaaagttataatttttaaagaaatgatattactattataaaagtttactaaatattaaataattttgctATTAAGCTTAATCTAATAATGTCTAAGCATAGTTCTAGGGTTTGATAGAAACTTGTGACtaaatattttgtgtcatatgGTCATTGCTTTGTGTCATCAGCTTGCAAAACTTCTCTTAATTCTGCTAAGGCCATTATCCTATGGTCACTGCtttttgttctaaatttttttattaaattaaatctaatttattttcccTTGTTGAATAACAAATATTGTAATGacatatattttgtatttaaaaaatattaaatatcaaaatttaatgtgttataaaaaaaacgaaaataagcaacaagaaaaataagaacacacggatttacatgaaaaactttaaataagaaaaaccatgaatttaaaaattgatacaaAATGAGAGAGTATGAAACCCATAAATTCCTAAAAACCTATACACcatcccatatatatatatatatatatatatatatatatatatatatgggagagaaataaataaataaagtaacaCTATCACATATATATAGAGGATCGAGCCATCAGCCCAATCCCTTCAGTATCACCACAAACCCTTcaaaaaatctataattttttttcactatatatGAACTTTTCAGGTCAGATCAATAAAGAATTTGGATCACTAAGCTCTaacaatatgtttttatttcactttttaattttctttttcggATATGATATatgtcattaaataaaaaattttaagatatccTTATTTTTGTCACATATAatattgttgatttttgtgTAATGATTTCTGatgaaaattagagaaaaataaaaagaaaaacacatagATTTAACGTGGTTTGGCCAATTGCCTATGTCCACgagaacatgaaaaaaaaactttcactATATCTCAAATTATGGTTATATTTGagggtatttatactaaaacttaggtaatgaaatttcaaaagtaTCTCTGAACCATACCGCAGGAGACAACTCGCactcaacaataaaaatataaatttgaatgaCAAATGTCGTCGCTCCGCTcgaatatttatctatttttcttcatatgtcTTTCACTCAATATGAGCCACGTATTACAAAAGATATAATAGAAATATATTATATCCCTTCAAAGttaagaatttcaaatttattaacgTCCTATCATCTTTTTCCCGTTCAAATTTCTATCAACTTAAACAATCGATTGAGGtatctttttgtatattttgcATGTGATGGATATgggaaagaaagataaaaagaaaaaaaggacgACTCCAACTCCTTTTGCCCGgggggttttaaaaaaatatgttgcttcctagctttttctttttcaccagACAAGCAGTGACAGGGGCAAGTGGACAGCACGCTCTTCTTTTTACCAAAATTTCCCAGTTATGCAGCCCAAAAGTCGAAATACGTACCCACTTCCAGAAACACTTGCAAATTCCTACCAATCAACCTCATGGTACCTAGCTTTAAATCACTTTGAATCTTCTGTCTTCTCTCCAGACCTCCTCTCTTCTGGCCAAGGTATCTTTCAGATGAAGCCAACTCTCCATGCATTCATCAATATTTTACATACAACATTGTAGTCAAAGCCTATTGCTAGCTAGATCTCAAGCCTCAACAGAAACCAATTTCCCTAGCTTTGCTCATCATCATCACTAActaattttaccaaaaaattattacatgcgacaattaattaattataagttGTGTCCaatcaccaaaaaaaaacaaaagaaaaaagaacaaaaaagcaAGGTGTGTTCTTAATTCTTAGGGAGGTTATTTAAAAAGAggggaaaggaaaaaggaaacaGAAGAGCGCGCTTTTACCCATATTTGGTGGTTAGACTTGGAGGCTAGAGCTCCACGAGCTACACTTTTGAATGTCGGCCTCATGCTAACCATATGCTCTCAAATAATTACAAGTTCTGGTTGTGTTTCTTTGTGTTTTTAAGTTCCATCTTTCCACCCCACTCCCCATATGACTATTCTAGCAGCCTATAGATTCCCCACATAAACTACCCCATTAATCATGATTCTCCTCTTTCTAACTACCAAAGATTTGGCGATTCCCATCATCCTATCAATTGCAAATATGAAAGATTCACTTTGACTTGGCTACGCTCAACTGGTTTTGCCATATGCCATGTGCCACATACCCTATGCCCTGCCCTATGCAAAAGCTATGTCGCGTGTTTGAACCTAACTCTTGTCTCTTTCCGCATGCATGCAATTTCTTTAATTCCCCTAATTTCGTGGACTCGCAATTCAGTATTGCATTGCAGCCATTGCAAGTTGGACGAGTTGCTGAAACAGGAAATCAAAGAATCCACTACCATATCTACAGTGGCAGACAGATTTTCTGGTCACCGTTCTTTTTCAGGCGTACCtcaactatttttgttttacgGATGTGGCTTTACGAAAAATGGAAGGGAAGGGAAGCCCCCAAAGCCGGCTGGGTGAGATGGTGAGCCATGAGGAGCCGAGTGGCTCACGTGGCTCCACGTAAGCAACTTTGTAAAGAAAGGGGTTGGGAGGTGATGAAGGGGTGAGGATTGAGACACGTGGTGGAGGTGGATCCCACGGCATTTTGTTTCTTCATGAGTAAGCTATTAAACCAATCTATGAAGGGACCCACTAGATTATGTCACACCATGTCTCTTTAAAAAGCAGGGTCGGCCCACCATAGTGCCCGGTGACTCAAAAGCGGTTTCCTCTACATACAGGGTACGCTTAAAAATACGTTTTTTTGACGAAATTGCCCCTGTGCATCACCCATGTGGGACCCACCATCGCTCCTTAGCTTGTCCATAAATAGCCGCCCCCTATGCTGAACTTCTTCCCTTTTCTCCCTCCAACCTTCTCCACTCCCTACAAGCGGTTTTCCGGAgacttttttttgttgtttttttctcctcttttttaGTCCAGTTTTCCGGTCATGATGTCATCAGAAACTATGCTCGTAAGCCCATTTCCGTCTTTCGAGGGTGGCTTCACGCCCTGGGACAGCCAGGAACTTTTTTCCATCTTCCAATCACAAGAGCCGGTTCGTTCGAATTCCGGGTCGGATGAGTCGAACAGGAAGCCTGTCAATTCGAGTTCCGGTTCGGATGGCCCGAACCGGAAACCCTTGCATTCAAACTCCGGTTCAGATGGGCCGAACCGGGAGGATTCAGCGGCGGAGGAGCGTAAGCGGAGGCGGATGATATCGAACCGGGAATCGGCGCGGCGGTCTCGGATGCGTAAACAAAAGCACATAGAAAACCTGAGGAACCAGTTGAACCAGCTTAGGATCCAAAACCGGGAACTCACCAACCGGTTACGCTCCTTTACTTATCATTCCCACCTGGTAGACAGTGACAACGTGCAGCTCCGCTCGGAGGCTATTATCCTCCGGCGGAAGCTGTCGGAATTCCGGCAAATATTAGTTTTCCGGCAACTGCAGCGGCAGATCTCCTCTGCATGGCCATGCAATAGTGTCACCACCTCCGTCAACGAACAAACCCCATCATTAATCACGTAATCTTAACCATAATAACGGCCcttattaatttctaaaacagGAATATAGATGGAGGAACACCTCTCtctttatatcatatatatctatatatatatatatccaccTATCTGTAAGtaagcagaaaaaaaaaatttgctgtTAGAAGCAAAGAAACTAGTGGGATTTTTGGAAAATGGAGGTTTTGGTAATTAAAAATGGAGCTATTATTCTGTAAAGATTTGGTTagtgtttgttttatttaaggCATTTTGGTGTTTTGTTCTTGTTTTCCTCTTTCAAATCCTCATAGTTCTAATCTCCACAATGcccatatttcatttcattctcTATATTAAAATCTCGGTCACATCATCTACTGCGACTTATTTGAATACATATATTGAAATGGGACATGGGGACCAAATTATATCATCCCATCGTGCCCTCTGGACTTGTCTCATGGAGCtgtttcaattattaaaatagaCCATCTCCCACCATTCAAGAGCAATGAAATGACCAAAGAAGCCTCCCCCCATTAATCAAATTGTCATGCGTGCGAATATGCATAAGTCTCTCAAACCCTCAAAGGTCAAGCAATGTTCATGAGCTTGGGTTGACGTGTGGTTCCATCAGCTACTACTACTGTGTGTGTCCCCTCCATACATATATATAGCCACTGCTTGAATGACAGGTGTTCCTGCTAGGGCATTTTCGTCTCTACGCACTCATTTATTTCCCCGCAAATTACCAAAACAGCCCAAGGCATCCGATGCCATTCTTGTTTTATTATAATCCTTTTCCATACGAGAGCTAACAAGTACAAACTTTAGCTATTAactcctcttttttctttggtAAACTTGCCTAAGCTACGTTGTCGCTCCTAATTTTCTAATCATTTCTCAACCCATTATTggataaggaaaataattaggGTCTCAATTtttctaatcattttttaaCCCATAGTCTTTGTCACCTTAATATATCAAgcataaaatatctaaattatTATGTCATGTCACATATCTTGCATAagcaatattaaaaaaattaaaataaaaatagggaTTTCgtatttgtttataaaaataaaaaatatagttacGTACTTAAAAACTTTGACCCACAAATGAGAATGACGGGTAAAAATTGGATTCTTGAAGGACGTGTGAAGTCCATTGAGGTTTCTACTTTGTGTATATATTGCATATGTAAGATTGCAATGACGcaaaagtaatgaaaatttaataactttaaaaaagatAGTTCTAAAAATGAGGCCTGCAGGCAGCAACTAATAATGAAAGACGTAAGCCAATAAATCAATGGCAAAAAGGATGCTCATGTCACCCCTATAATAATTTACATTTATGGCTTTCGATAAAAGTGGTGATCGAGTGAGTAATTAATAATGAGGCCATTTTCATCCCCCTCGAGCACCACGCATGATGCATCCGAAAGCGCCATGGGTGTTCCCCGCATGTGGCGATGCGAATTGGTGATTGCGAGATGGATCATGGACCTGGGCATACGTACTCGCGAGGAGGAGTGGATATAAGGAGGCAAAGGGCATGACGTTAACGTGGGGCGAGGCCGCGGGGGGGAGTAGGTATGATTAAAACCCATATCGAATCAGCTTCAAAAGCATCTGTTTTTGGGCACCGAGGTGTCGTGACTTTGTCTCTTCCTTTCTTCAGTAGTAAGTTATAAATTATAAGTATAGACACCCCAATattattcttttgaattttcaaaacccATATTTAGCCACGTGTCACATGTCCACATCTCTTCCACTTTAatcaaagtttccaaaaaataataacaaattgatgtgaaaaaactttaaaatatatatatatatatatatatattgggtcCTGATTTTCCATCCGGCCGGCCacgtttttaaataatcaattcTGGTTGCTGACAAAATTGGCTTATTACGAATGGTAAGAAAGGTGGGAGTTGACTTTCTGATCAATTCATcaaacatatatacatatatttttgtgGTTGTGGCTTGTGAGTATATATACCGACAAGATTTATACTACAGTCATCACTTTCTCCACAATGTTAGACGCATTCAATTTGATCATTACATTGGCCATTTGGTCATGGGTGGGGCACATTTAAACTTCGATCATTCTAATTGGATATTTGCCTGATTTTTCttgttaaatgaaaaaaaaatatatattaaaaaaatgttacaacGAAAGTCATGTGGAAATTTCAATATTTGGTGAAGCGCATAGCCTAAGAAAGTGGCATAAATGCTAGGGATCTTTTCACTGATCGAATTAGACAAAAGAAACAAGAGTGATAAAGAACATGATTGCATGTTTTACTTTATTGATATAAGATCCCCCACTATCTTCTCCAACTAGCAACTCTGGATATAATAGCATGACCCAACTATATACATGAATTGTTTTATTCCAACTAAATATATGCTAGTAGCCTCCATGGCCAACCATCGAGTAGAAATTCTGTGACACGACTTTCTACTTTATAAGGCCATTTATAGGGCCATCCATCTTCTCCAAATTGTCCAAATTGGGTCACTCCATTTTGCAGAAGACCCAAAAAGTTTTCCATGGAAGTACTACTCTTAGAACTCAGACCCAGAATCAAAAGTCGTTTCGTTTGAGCTGTACTTTGGTGAGGAAAGAGACAACCCCATCATCTTTTCTTCGATGGCCAGGGTGCCAACTTGTGGGTAATGAATATAAAACTAGGAAAAGATTATAGATCTTACTGTGCCTTTAAGGAAAGTAAAAGCCATATTTTACGTGGAACAagattgatttttcaaagtcgAGGTGTTGGGGATTGGTCATCTGGCCTCTGAAATTTACTCCATGGTCCACAATACCTTATTATAATGGATTTTTTAGCCTTTGAATTATGGATCAAACTAATAAGTTGACATAAAGgaagtaaagaaaagaaatatacaaGCCCACTGCCCACTGCCCACTACACGTCCAAAGATAAGATGGACTTCTCTGAACCAGTAAACGTTGTTGGAGATTCTGTACTCTCAGGTCCACTCCACCCTCATTCATAAACAAATATCATATCACCCACCACCCACTTTCCACCGTTCCAGTAATATATAGGGGAAACATATATCTGAAATGGTGTTGGTTCACAGTGATGCCCACATGACCAGCTCCAAAAGAAATATCATATACTATGAAATTAGTGTTCTACATACATAAGTATGAGGCTGCTTTTCGGAAGCATGGCGAATTGAatctgtttttctttcttgccttttcttttccataaaCTAAAGAAGAATCACTAGAGGCATGTCACACAAGGACAATAATTCAGATACGGACCTTTAGGGCCTATTTGGTTCTGTTTTCATgaactgttttctattcttgaaaacaaaaaatacaaaaaatttattaagaaaaatatgtgttttttgttttttttatacttttcgTGTTatcaaaaaccacttttttgaaaataataaaaagatgttttcattattttttcactattcaaataattgattgtttttcgtgttttctctttttttttttgtattttcttatatgttttttatgtttcaacAAATGTGagcacccccccccccccctcacAAACCATTTCTcattccttaaattattgaaattaatatacttacacaaGATTATAAAGTtatcatttgtttaagaaaattataactagtgtaaaattttcaaaatgaaataatttttttaaatttaaattaattgtgcatataaaatttatttaaatatttataatatcaaattaatagaagaaagcattttattaattaaaaaaataactttcaaatatgtttttttattttatttattctaaaaaacttttttattaactcaatcaaacatgtcttttttttagaacaaaaactactttttagaattcaatttctaaatacaattttttttcttctaaaaatacaaaaaattgttcttaaaaactgttctcaaaaactgtttttcaaaacaattttcaaaaacagcaatcaaatagacttttaattACTTGGGCTGGAACCAGTTTACTTGTGCtcagattaaaattttaatattcataattagtttaaattttgattaattagataattaatttaaaaaataaatcaaaaactaccaaatttaaaaaaaaacaagtgtcttctttaatattatttttaattaaggaaGTATATTGCAAAATATTAAGATCGccaaatatgatattaaaagcctttaaatttcaagttttacgatcaaaatttacaaaaatgttttttcaatcTGAGATCAAACCATTCAAACCCCAAATTGATATTAATGTTCATATCAACTTAAACCCCAAAGTCAAGTTAAAATTCAAGTCATACTAAGGCCCGACTTATAACAAGACTTAAGGGCAAAAGTTGACtcaagttaaagctcaaattcaaatcattcaacATCAAATTTCTTCAAGCccaattaaaatagaaaaaattaaagaataattagaTTCATTTTAAAAGAACTCAAAATTCGTTGTCAAAATTTATTATgagcaaaaaaatataaacaatctAAATTTTAGTTCAATGATGGGAAGTGGTCTCTCTCTCCACTCATTGTGTTTTTCCATCCTAGCGTTCTCTATTACAAATCAATTACACAAAGAAGTGAAAGTAGAAGGGCAAAGATTCAAAGGTttcaagattattatttttatatattctataaTCAAAGTTTAGTGTCATGGATCGAAGTATCGACTctttttgaacaaaattttaattggtGCTTAATCATAGAATGTCTAACATAGAAGCAAAATTTGTGGCATGTTAGAAGGCCACTTCTCATGTGTGTTGGTTAAGGAACTTCATCTACAGACTttgaattttctatttcattttaagACTACTGAGAACttcatgtgataattttattctaaatttctTCACCAAATATAAAACCCACTTCCCATGTTAGCAAAATTTGTTCAAGAAGTTAAACCTTGGAACTTAACCTTCCCTCAATGGAGCCAAAAAGAACACCCTCTAAGGCCAAAAATGGCCTTTTCCACACTAAACTTTGGCATTCCAGCATGGCTTTATCTTAAAGAAAAACACTGGATTCACAAGGGTTAAACTGGTTGTTGCATAGACAATTCAGGGAAGAACTTTTAGCAATCATGCAGTCAAGGTGGAGAAGTGGAGGAAGGGGTTATATAGATTTCAA
Above is a genomic segment from Vitis riparia cultivar Riparia Gloire de Montpellier isolate 1030 chromosome 7, EGFV_Vit.rip_1.0, whole genome shotgun sequence containing:
- the LOC117918794 gene encoding basic leucine zipper 4-like translates to MMSSETMLVSPFPSFEGGFTPWDSQELFSIFQSQEPVRSNSGSDESNRKPVNSSSGSDGPNRKPLHSNSGSDGPNREDSAAEERKRRRMISNRESARRSRMRKQKHIENLRNQLNQLRIQNRELTNRLRSFTYHSHLVDSDNVQLRSEAIILRRKLSEFRQILVFRQLQRQISSAWPCNSVTTSVNEQTPSLIT